A genome region from Cyprinus carpio isolate SPL01 chromosome B23, ASM1834038v1, whole genome shotgun sequence includes the following:
- the LOC109098216 gene encoding succinate dehydrogenase [ubiquinone] iron-sulfur subunit, mitochondrial-like translates to MSACISLTRSAVAFRNSRTLVLVRYAQTAAAPAPEPKIKKFQIYRWDPDTPGDKPRMQTYEIDLNTCGPMVLDALIKIKNEMDPTLTFRRSCREGICGSCAMNINGGNTLACLNKIDTNTSKVTKIYPLPHMYVVKDLVPDMSNFYAQYKSIEPYLKKKDESKQGKEQYLQSIEDRQKLDGLYECILCACCSTSCPSYWWNGDKYLGPAVLMQAYRWMIDSRDDFTEERLSKLQDPFSLYRCHTIMNCTKTCPKGLNPGKAIAEIKKMMATYKEKRSSAI, encoded by the exons ATGTCTGCGTGCATTTCTTTAACTCGCAGCGCTGTTGCTTTCCGCAACAGTAGGACGTTGGTG CTGGTACGATATGCCCAGACAGCAGCTGCCCCTGCCCCTGagccaaaaataaagaaatttcaGATTTACAGATGGGACCCCGACACACCTGGTGACAAGCCCCGCATGCAAACCTATGAGATTGATTTGAACAC ATGTGGTCCAATGGTTCTTGATGCtctcatcaaaattaaaaatgaaatggacCCGACGCTCACCTTCAGACGCTCCTGTAGAgagg GTATCTGTGGCTCATGTGCTATGAACATCAACGGAGGCAACACTTTAGCCTGCTTAAACAAAATAGATACAAATACCAGCAAAGTGACGAAGATTTACCCCCTGCCTCACATGTATGTGGTGAAAGATCTTGTCCCT GATATGAGCAACTTTTATGCACAGTACAAGTCCATCGAGCCCTATTTGAAAAAGAAGGATGAATCAAAGCAGGGAAAAGAGCAGTATCTCCAGTCAATCGAGGACCGTCAGAAGCTG GATGGCCTGTATGAATGCATTCTGTGTGCATGCTGCAGCACTAGTTGTCCTAGTTACTGGTGGAATGGAGACAAGTACCTTGGTCCAGCTGTGCTCATGCag GCGTATAGGTGGATGATTGACTCTCGTGATGACTTTACAGAAGAGCGTCTGTCCAAATTACAGGACCCTTTCTCCCTCTACCGCTGTCACACAATAATGAATTGTACAAAGACATGTCCCAAG GGACTCAATCCTGGAAAAGCCATAgcagaaattaagaaaatgatgGCCACTTACAAAGAAAAGAGATCGTCTGCCATCTGA
- the tmem240a gene encoding transmembrane protein 240 isoform X2, translating to MDMNALLDRFHNYILPHLRGEDRVCHCNCGRHHVHYVIPYDGDHSLVDSSENYFVSDSVTKQEMDLMLGLLLGFCISWLLLWLDGALHCAVRAWRASRYYDTPSWSWLPQFCNLRDLRRRAQLRQLEDSSGNMVHIKQKLYHNGHPSPRHL from the exons ATGGACATGAACGCACTCCTGGACCGCTTTCACAACTACATCTTACCGCATTTACGAGGGGAAGACCGCGTCTGTCATTGCAACTGTGGAAG GCATCATGTTCACTACGTAATTCCATATGACGGAGACCATTCGCTCGTGGACTCGTCTGAGAATTACTTTGTGAGTGACAGTGTGACCAAACAGGAGATGGACCTCATGCTGGGGCTGTTGCTGGGCTTCTGCATCAGCTGGCTGTTGTTGTGGCTGGATGGAGCTTTGCACTGTGCTGTGAGGGCCTGGAGAGCCAGTCGCTATTATG ATACCCCTTCCTGGTCGTGGTTGCCACAGTTCTGCAACCTCCGGGACCTCCGTAGACGCGCACAGCTCCGGCAGCTGGAGGATTCCAGCGGAAACATGGTGCACATCAAGCAGAAGCTCTATCACAATGGTCATCCCAGCCCCCGCCACCTCTGA